In Euzebyales bacterium, one DNA window encodes the following:
- a CDS encoding 2,3,4,5-tetrahydropyridine-2,6-dicarboxylate N-succinyltransferase: MSDLDALRKMIDDAYDHGGHDTAEAVEAVAAAVDLLDRGEVRIAEPDGTDDAGASRWRVNEWLKRAVLLSFRQRSMETIEVGPFEYRDKVPLKTGYEQANVRVVPPAVVRHGAYVEAGAVLMPSYVNIGARVGSGTMVDTWATVGSCAQVGRNVHLAGGVGIGGVLEPPGARPVIIEDDAFLGSRCAVTEGVIVERGAVIGPGVHLTASVPIIDVTGDEPVTYKGRVPANAIVLPGTRPKQFPAGEFHLSCALIVGQRSASTDTKTSLNEALREHGVGG; this comes from the coding sequence ATGAGCGACCTCGATGCCCTGCGCAAGATGATCGACGACGCGTACGACCACGGCGGGCACGACACTGCCGAGGCGGTCGAAGCCGTCGCCGCCGCGGTCGACCTGCTCGACAGGGGTGAGGTGCGCATCGCCGAGCCCGACGGCACCGACGACGCCGGTGCGTCGCGGTGGCGCGTCAACGAGTGGCTCAAGCGGGCGGTGCTGCTGTCGTTCCGCCAGCGCTCGATGGAGACCATCGAGGTCGGGCCGTTCGAGTACCGCGACAAGGTGCCGCTGAAGACGGGCTACGAGCAGGCGAACGTCCGGGTGGTGCCACCGGCGGTCGTGCGCCACGGCGCATACGTCGAGGCCGGGGCGGTGCTGATGCCGTCGTACGTCAACATCGGCGCCCGCGTCGGTAGCGGCACCATGGTCGACACCTGGGCGACCGTCGGGTCGTGCGCGCAGGTCGGCCGCAACGTGCACCTCGCGGGCGGCGTGGGCATCGGTGGCGTCCTCGAGCCCCCCGGCGCGCGTCCCGTGATCATCGAGGACGACGCCTTCCTCGGCTCGCGCTGTGCGGTGACCGAGGGCGTGATCGTCGAGCGCGGCGCAGTGATCGGGCCCGGCGTCCACCTGACCGCGTCGGTGCCGATCATCGATGTCACCGGTGACGAGCCGGTGACCTACAAGGGCCGTGTGCCGGCCAACGCGATCGTGCTGCCCGGCACGCGGCCCAAGCAGTTCCCGGCCGGTGAGTTCCACCTGAGCTGCGCGCTGATCGTCGGGCAGCGCTCGGCGTCGACTGACACCAAGACGTCGCTCAACGAGGCGCTGCGCGAGCACGGCGTCGGCGGATGA
- a CDS encoding aminotransferase class I/II-fold pyridoxal phosphate-dependent enzyme, protein MNPVLTELGGYPLAAYQELKRQLAADGRPLHDFSIGDPTEPTPAFIRQALVDGIPETSQYPTAAGLDELREAIAAWVERRFKVHVDPDREVLPTAGSKEAIFHLPLGVLDARSQRTSVLWGTPGYPVYERGFLFAGGSSDPVTLRHGDGWRLRLADVEQERRDRACLAWVNYPHNPTGATADVAFHRANLNVARANDIVLASDECYVDIHPPGGDPPGSLLQAAGDDRSGVIVAFSLSKRSGMTGYRSGALVGDADLIAAQRVLRPNIGTASPEFVQRAAVAAWSEDVHVEQRREIFEAKRAIITAFAERAGLRVSGSEATFYVWLAAPGGDDFAYAKALLSERVVVSPGRAFGRGGKGWLRLALVPSTDGCEAAVAAWDDAINAGRLPGHD, encoded by the coding sequence ATGAACCCTGTGCTCACTGAGCTCGGCGGCTACCCGCTGGCCGCCTACCAGGAGCTCAAGCGTCAGCTCGCGGCTGACGGTCGCCCGCTGCACGACTTCTCGATCGGCGACCCCACCGAGCCCACCCCGGCCTTCATCCGGCAGGCCCTCGTCGACGGCATACCCGAGACCAGTCAGTATCCGACCGCCGCCGGGCTCGACGAGCTGCGCGAGGCGATTGCGGCGTGGGTCGAGCGGCGGTTCAAGGTCCACGTCGATCCGGACCGCGAGGTGCTGCCGACCGCGGGCAGCAAGGAGGCCATCTTCCACCTTCCCCTCGGCGTGCTCGACGCCAGGAGCCAGCGCACGAGCGTCCTGTGGGGCACGCCGGGCTACCCGGTGTACGAACGCGGTTTCCTCTTCGCCGGAGGCTCCAGCGACCCGGTGACCCTCCGCCACGGCGACGGTTGGCGGCTGCGGCTGGCCGACGTCGAGCAGGAACGGCGCGACCGTGCATGCCTCGCATGGGTGAACTACCCCCACAACCCGACCGGCGCGACGGCTGACGTGGCCTTCCACCGCGCGAACCTGAACGTCGCTCGCGCCAACGACATCGTGCTGGCCAGCGACGAGTGCTACGTCGACATCCATCCGCCGGGCGGCGATCCGCCCGGTTCGCTGCTCCAGGCCGCCGGCGACGACCGCTCCGGTGTGATCGTGGCGTTCAGCCTGTCCAAGCGCTCGGGCATGACCGGCTACCGCAGCGGCGCGCTCGTCGGAGACGCCGACCTGATCGCCGCGCAGCGCGTGCTGCGGCCCAACATCGGCACCGCCAGCCCGGAGTTCGTCCAGCGGGCCGCCGTGGCCGCGTGGTCCGAGGACGTCCACGTGGAGCAGCGTCGGGAGATCTTCGAGGCCAAGCGCGCCATCATCACCGCGTTTGCCGAGCGGGCGGGGCTGCGCGTGAGCGGCAGCGAGGCGACCTTCTACGTGTGGCTGGCCGCGCCGGGAGGTGACGACTTCGCCTACGCGAAGGCCCTGCTCTCGGAGCGTGTCGTCGTCTCGCCGGGCCGGGCCTTCGGCCGGGGCGGAAAGGGATGGCTGCGACTGGCGCTGGTCCCGTCGACGGACGGCTGCGAGGCCGCCGTCGCCGCATGGGACGATGCGATCAACGCCGGACGTCTGCCCGGTCACGACTAG
- a CDS encoding sigma-70 family RNA polymerase sigma factor, whose protein sequence is MDVPEDLLDLYFSELGKVRLLTAEDEVRLAKTIEAGREAQERLDSGEITETSERRALERKVREGQGAFDHFVAANLRLVVSVAAQFSKRSTLDLGELIQEGNLGLLRAVEKFDWRRGYKFSTYATWWIRQAIQRGVAGSERTIRLPVALHDALVKVRAASARLEAETGREPTVDELAQATRLTTDKVQRALEGDHSMTSLDRPVGFDSDASDLGEFVAVSDDSPADEVVEKTFMQDLFDMARDRLDDRSWYVLQRRYGLDGRQTLTLDALGRELSLSRESVRKIENQALSRLQEELGVSIAA, encoded by the coding sequence ATGGACGTCCCCGAGGACCTCCTCGACCTCTACTTCTCCGAGCTCGGTAAGGTCCGCCTCCTGACCGCGGAGGACGAGGTCAGGCTGGCCAAGACCATCGAGGCGGGACGCGAGGCGCAGGAGCGCCTCGACAGCGGAGAGATCACCGAGACCAGCGAACGGCGCGCACTCGAGCGGAAGGTGCGCGAAGGTCAGGGTGCGTTCGACCACTTCGTCGCGGCGAACCTGCGGCTGGTCGTCAGCGTGGCCGCCCAGTTCTCCAAGCGGTCGACGCTCGACCTGGGTGAGTTGATCCAGGAGGGCAACCTCGGCCTGCTCCGCGCGGTCGAGAAGTTCGACTGGCGCCGGGGCTACAAGTTCTCGACGTACGCGACCTGGTGGATCCGTCAGGCCATCCAGCGGGGCGTCGCCGGGTCCGAGCGGACCATCCGCCTGCCCGTCGCCCTGCACGACGCGCTCGTGAAGGTGCGCGCGGCCAGCGCCCGGCTCGAGGCCGAGACGGGTCGCGAGCCGACCGTCGACGAACTTGCGCAGGCGACGCGTCTGACCACCGACAAGGTGCAGCGCGCGCTCGAGGGTGACCACTCGATGACCTCGCTGGACCGCCCGGTCGGGTTCGACAGCGACGCCAGCGACCTCGGTGAGTTCGTGGCGGTGTCTGACGACTCGCCGGCGGACGAGGTGGTCGAGAAGACCTTCATGCAGGACCTGTTCGACATGGCACGCGACCGGCTCGACGACCGCAGCTGGTACGTGCTGCAGCGCCGGTACGGCCTCGACGGCCGCCAGACGCTGACCCTGGACGCCCTGGGTCGCGAGCTGAGCCTGTCGCGCGAGTCCGTCCGCAAGATCGAGAACCAGGCGCTGTCCCGCCTGCAGGAGGAGCTGGGCGTCAGCATCGCCGCCTGA